One Niabella beijingensis DNA window includes the following coding sequences:
- a CDS encoding sensor histidine kinase codes for MKLILFLFLFLSTTGHTQVIDPGSDDPMLNLGKKVTWFEDNSTVRSLQEVQEAYAKGQFKNGLTDILNFGNTSSAIWIRIPFRPGIKETDYLIVDAATLEKIDCYQPSDTGWIHLQAGAVIRASPGVQSTNHFVFPVFSTAADATVKTLWLRIKTRNIMLVPLKMAGAGNLFQVEKSSYRIIETGLIGIFFTLLAFNLFLFFGLGDRSYLYYCLYVFSFGCYVLGYFAGYGYLLGPEVRILLNKYPHVFLCLALVSSLLITNKVYDLQKISPVFFRMFKYLFAATGALLIISLLGLKSVAAGGAQLLGLLVPLVLLICGISIQRNRKHPTRYFTLAWLAIILAVIIYVLSLQGVLEYRPYSRLILETGAIIEFLLLAFVLGQRYHLILENQRAIQEENYRLIKDRNLQLEQLVEKRTEKLKEAIAGLEASDNVKNKLFSIIAHDLRTPFNSMLGIFSIDSPEALSLDELQLILNENKKSFFHLRNLLDNLLHWARTQMNEVQLRPEVFNLVEIVQDLAAVYQPVAQAKQLHLEIKTEKSAMVYADKNHIQLVLRNLLDNAVKFTQPGHTIYAAIGTTDTGVRFELSNEITDTTALAAALRPAALQYRSSYGTANEKGVGLGLNLCRDYLELNGSSLAATVTGTNVSFGFLLPYPPARPG; via the coding sequence ATGAAGCTTATCCTGTTTTTGTTCCTTTTTCTTAGTACCACAGGCCATACACAGGTTATCGATCCCGGATCGGATGATCCCATGCTGAATCTTGGGAAAAAGGTAACGTGGTTTGAAGACAACAGCACGGTGCGCTCTTTACAGGAGGTGCAGGAGGCTTATGCAAAAGGGCAGTTTAAAAACGGCCTTACCGATATCCTTAATTTTGGCAACACTTCCTCCGCCATATGGATCCGTATCCCGTTCAGGCCAGGCATAAAAGAGACGGATTATCTTATAGTGGATGCCGCCACACTTGAAAAGATCGATTGTTATCAGCCTTCGGATACCGGGTGGATACACCTCCAGGCCGGTGCCGTTATCAGGGCATCGCCCGGCGTGCAAAGCACCAATCATTTTGTTTTCCCGGTATTTTCAACCGCTGCTGATGCGACGGTCAAAACTCTCTGGCTTCGAATAAAGACCCGGAACATTATGCTGGTACCTTTAAAAATGGCTGGCGCCGGCAACCTGTTCCAGGTGGAAAAATCGAGTTACAGGATCATTGAGACCGGCCTTATCGGTATTTTCTTTACGCTTCTTGCTTTTAACCTGTTCCTCTTCTTTGGCCTCGGGGACCGGTCCTATCTTTATTATTGCCTCTATGTTTTTTCCTTCGGGTGCTATGTGCTCGGCTATTTTGCGGGGTATGGCTACCTCCTCGGGCCGGAGGTCCGCATCCTGCTTAACAAATACCCGCATGTTTTTCTTTGCCTGGCGCTTGTGTCCTCGCTGCTCATCACCAACAAGGTTTATGACCTTCAAAAAATTTCGCCGGTCTTTTTCAGGATGTTCAAATACCTGTTCGCAGCAACAGGCGCCTTGCTTATCATCAGCCTTCTTGGTCTTAAATCAGTGGCTGCCGGCGGTGCGCAGCTTCTTGGTCTGCTGGTGCCGCTGGTGCTGCTCATCTGTGGTATCAGCATACAACGCAACAGGAAACATCCGACCCGGTATTTTACGCTGGCCTGGCTTGCCATTATCCTTGCCGTCATCATTTATGTACTCAGCCTTCAGGGCGTTCTTGAATACCGCCCTTACAGCCGTCTGATACTGGAGACCGGTGCTATTATTGAATTCCTGCTGCTGGCCTTTGTACTGGGACAACGGTACCACCTGATACTGGAAAACCAGCGGGCCATACAGGAAGAAAATTACCGGCTGATCAAAGACCGCAACCTGCAGCTGGAACAACTGGTAGAAAAGCGCACCGAAAAGCTGAAAGAAGCCATTGCAGGACTGGAAGCCTCCGATAATGTAAAGAACAAGCTGTTCTCAATTATCGCCCACGATCTCCGGACGCCCTTCAACAGTATGCTGGGCATCTTTTCCATCGACAGCCCGGAAGCGCTCTCCCTGGATGAATTACAGCTGATCCTGAATGAAAACAAAAAGAGTTTTTTTCATCTCCGGAACCTGCTCGACAACCTGCTGCACTGGGCGCGTACCCAGATGAATGAGGTACAGCTACGACCGGAAGTCTTTAACCTTGTGGAAATAGTGCAGGACCTTGCAGCTGTATATCAGCCTGTAGCCCAGGCCAAACAGCTGCACCTCGAAATAAAAACGGAGAAATCCGCCATGGTTTATGCCGACAAAAACCACATCCAACTGGTATTAAGGAACCTGCTGGATAATGCGGTAAAGTTCACCCAGCCGGGGCATACCATTTATGCAGCAATTGGTACTACGGATACCGGTGTCCGTTTCGAGCTCTCCAACGAAATCACCGACACTACAGCGCTTGCCGCAGCCCTTCGCCCCGCAGCACTGCAATACCGATCCAGCTATGGAACCGCCAATGAAAAAGGCGTCGGTCTGGGGCTGAACCTGTGCCGGGATTACCTGGAGCTCAACGGCAGCAGTCTTGCAGCAACAGTTACAGGAACCAATGTATCCTTCGGTTTCCTCCTGCCCTATCCTCCGGCAAGGCCCGGTTGA